The following are encoded together in the Oncorhynchus nerka isolate Pitt River linkage group LG23, Oner_Uvic_2.0, whole genome shotgun sequence genome:
- the LOC115106180 gene encoding vesicular glutamate transporter 1-like — protein MEIRPDRFKIVAGQTLGKLHKILEKRQENGETIELTDEGQAVIVEEKEMPVVDCTCFGLPRRYIIAILSGLGFCISFGIRCNLGVAIVSMVNNQTIYKGDKPILVKAQFNWEPETVGMIHGSFFWGYIVTQIPGGFICQKFAANRVFGFAIVATSCLNMLIPSAARTHIACVILVRICQGLVEGVSYPACHGIWAKWAPPLERSRLATTAFCGSYAGAVIAMPLAGVLVQYSGWSSVFYVYGSFGIFWYLFWILVSYESPAAHPTITEQERKYIEEAIGMSAANSTPVTKWNTPWRAFFTSMPVYAIIVANFCRSWTFYLLLISQPAYFEEVFGFEISKVGLVSALPHLVMTIIVPIGGQLADYLRTNKIMSTTNVRKMMNCGGFGMEATLLLVVGFSHTKVVAITFLVLAVGFSGFAISGFNVNHLDIAPRYASILMGISNGVGTLSGMVCPLIVGAMTKHKTREEWQYVFLIASLVHYGGVIFYGLFASGEKQWWAEPEQLSDEKCGILDEDELANETEELYRTSGEGGYGATIQAQDPNGGGGGGAGTWVSDWDKTEELVQPPGTNSYLYGGEEDRELT, from the exons ATGGAGATACGACCAGATAGGTTTAAAATCGTCGCGGGCCAGACCCTCGGAAAATTACACAA AATCCTAGAGAAGCGGCAGGAAAATGGCGAGACCATCGAGCTCACCGATGAGGGCCAGGCAGTTATcgtggaggagaaggagatgcCCGTGGTGGACTGCACCTGCTTCGGCCTGCCACGGCGCTATATCATCGCCATCCTTTCCGGCCTGGGCTTCTGCATCTCTTTTGGCATCCGATGCAACTTGGGCGTGGCCATCGTCAGCATGGTCAACAACCAAACCATCTACAAGGGCGACAAACCAATCCTTGTG aaAGCTCAGTTCAACTGGGAACCAGAAACGGTTGGAATGATCCATGGGTCATTTTTCTGGGGATACATAGTAACCCAAATACCCGGGGGATTCATCTGTCAAAAATTTGCAGCCAACAG AGTCTTTGGCTTTGCCATAGTGGCCACCTCATGCCTGAATATGTTGATCCCTTCGGCAGCACGAACTCACATTGCCTGTGTTATCCTTGTCAGGATATGTCAAGGACTCGTGGAG GGTGTTTCATACCCAGCGTGCCACGGTATCTGGGCAAAATGGGCCCCACCTCTTGAAAGAAGTCGATTGGCCACGACAGCCTTTTGTG GGTCCTATGCAGGAGCCGTGATAGCCATGCCACTGGCTGGAGTACTAGTCCAGTATTCAGGGTGGTCATCTGTTTTCTATGTCTATG GCAGCTTTGGGATCTTCTGGTATCTCTTTTGGATCCTGGTGTCGTACGAGAGCCCGGCAGCCCACCCCACCATCACAGAACAGGAGCGGAAATACATTGAGGAGGCTATTGGAATGTCAGCCGCTAACTCTACACCTGTTACG AAATGGAACACGCCTTGGAGAGCCTTTTTCACTTCGATGCCAGTCTACGCCATCATCGTGGCCAATTTCTGTAGAAGCTGGACCTTCTACTTGCTCCTCATCAGCCAACCTGCATACTTTGAAGAAGTGTTTGGGTTTGAGATCAGCAAG GTGGGCCTGGTGTCGGCTCTCCCCCATCTGGTGATGACCATCATCGTGCCGATCGGTGGCCAGCTGGCTGACTACCTGCGCACAAACAAAATCATGAGCACCACCAACGTCCGGAAGATGATGAACTGCGGAG GTTTCGGAATGGAAGCCACCCTGCTGCTAGTGGTCGGGTTTTCTCATACGAAAGTTGTGGCTATCACCTTTTTGGTTCTGGCTGTGGGCTTCAGTGGGTTCGCTATTTCAG GCTTCAATGTGAACCACCTGGACATTGCTCCCCGCTATGCCAGTATCCTCATGGGCATCTCCAACGGGGTGGGCACTCTGTCTGGCATGGTGTGCCCACTCATTGTTGGTGCCATGACCAAACATAAG ACGCGGGAAGAGTGGCAGTATGTGTTTCTCATTGCTTCACTCGTTCATTATGGGGGAGTTATATTCTACG GACTTTTTGCCTCCGGAGAAAAGCAGTGGTGGGCAGAGCCCGAGCAACTTAGCGATGAGAAGTGTGGAATTCTGGatgaggatgagctggccaatgaGACAGAGGAGTTGTACCGTACTAGCGGAGAAGGAGGCTACGGAGCAACGATCCAAGCTCAGGATCCcaacggaggaggaggaggaggcgcagGAACCTGGGTCTCGGACTGGGATAAGACTGAGGAGTTAGTACAACCACCAGGAACCAATAGCTACCTATacggaggagaggaagacagggagctaacataG